A DNA window from Ctenopharyngodon idella isolate HZGC_01 chromosome 10, HZGC01, whole genome shotgun sequence contains the following coding sequences:
- the LOC127521136 gene encoding zinc finger protein 208-like, producing MKHEDTEEQRALISDLMDENEENEEVNEVEKHQSSQKYLTCSLCGKSFTCKRNLEVHMRVHTGEKLFTCDQCGKSFTQQGNLTHHMIIHTGEKLHECDQCGETFLRASDLKRHLTVHSQEKPHSCSLCGKSFSVLQRLKEHQKIHNGVRNHMCFECEKTFITAGHLKLHQRIHTGEKSYKCSHCNKRFSRSGHLKTHERIHTGEKPYKCSHCDKRFSDSGVLKMHELIHTGEKPYKCSHCDKRFSQSGALKKHKMIHTGEKPYMCSHCDKRFSWSGHLKTHERIHTGEKPYKCSHCDKRFRQSGSLKKHERIHTGEKPYKCSHCDKRFSWSGALKLHERIHTGEKPYMCSHCDKRFSWSGALKLHERIHTGEKPYKCSHCDKRFSWSGALKLHERIHTGEKPYMCSHCDKRFSWSGALKLHERIHTREKPYMCPHCDKTFSHSGDLKKHKMIHHGEKPYMCSHCNKRFSRSGALKKHEMIHTGEKPYVCSLCDKRFSDSGVLKTHEMIHTGEKPYKCSHCDKRFSQSGALKKHEMIHTGEKPYMCSHCDKRFSWSGALKLHERIHTGEKPYMCSHCEKRFSWSGHLKTHERIHTGEKPYKCSHCDKRFRQSGSLKKHERIHTGEKPYKCSHCNKTFSRSGHMKTHERIHTGEKPYKCSHCDKRFSDSGVLKIHEMIHTEEKPYKCSHCDKRFSQSGSLKKHEMIHTGEKPYKCSHCDKRFSQSGALKLHERIHTGEKPYICSHCDKRFSWSGHLKTHERIHTGEKPYKCSHCDKRFRQSGSLKKHERIHTGEKPYKCSHCDKRFRQSGSLKKHERIHTGEKPYMCSHCDKRFIHSGDLKKHKMIHTGEKPYKCSHCDKRFSESGYLKSHKRIHTGEKPYKCSHCDKTFRQSGSLKKHERIHTGEKPYKCSHCDKTFIHSGALKLHERIHTGEKPYKCSHCDKRFRWSGHLKKHERIHTGEKPYNCSHCDKRFRQSGSLKKHERIHTGEKPYKCSHCDKRFRQSGSLKNHERIHTGEKPYKCSHCDKRFIHSGDLKKHEMIHTGEKPYKCSHCEKRFSRSDLLKTHERIHTGEKPYKCSHCDKRFSDSGVLKTHERIHTGEKPYHCIACGKSFTHSSNLHSHAKTHIK from the coding sequence ctttaatttcaGACCTGATGGATGAGAATGAGGAGAATGAAGAAGTGAATGAAGTGGAGAAACATCAAAGctctcaaaaatatttaacctGCAGtctgtgtggaaagagtttcacatgcAAAAGAAATCTCGAGGTTCACATGAGggtccacactggagagaaactgttcacatgtgatcagtgtgggaagagtttcacacaaCAAGGAAACCTTACCCATCACATGAtcatccacactggagagaaattGCATGAATGTGATCAATGTGGCGAAACATTTTTGAGGGCTTCAGACCTGAAGAGACACCTGACAGTTCATTCACAGGAGAAACCACATTCatgttctttgtgtggaaagagtttttcagtGCTGCAAAGATTAAAAGAACATCAGAAAATACACAATGGTGTAAGAAATCATATGTGCTTTGAGTGTGAGAAGACTTTTATTACAGCTGGACATTTGAAACTGCAccagagaattcacactggagagaaatcttacaagtgttcacactgcaaCAAGAGATTCAGTCGGTCAGGacatctgaaaacacatgagaggatccacactggagagaaaccttacaagtgttcacactgcgacaagagattcagtgatTCAGGAGTCCTGAAAATGCACGAGttgattcacactggagagaaaccttacaagtgttcacactgcgacaagagattcagtcagtCAGGAGCCCTGAAAAAACACAAGatgattcacactggagagaaaccttacatgtgttcacactgcgacaagagattcagCTGGTCAGGACATCTGAAAACAcacgagaggatccacactggagagaaaccttacaagtgttcacactgtgacaagaggtTCAGACAGTCAGGATCCCTGAAAAAAcacgagaggatccacactggagagaaaccttacaagtgttcacactgcgacaagagattcagttgGTCAGGAGCCCTGAAActacatgagaggatccacactggagagaaaccttacatgtgttcacactgcgacaagagattcagttgGTCAGGAGCCCTGAAActacatgagaggatccacactggagagaaaccttacaagtgttcacactgcgacaagagattcagttgGTCAGGAGCCCTGAAActacatgagaggatccacactggagagaaaccttacatgtgttcacactgcgacaagagattcagttgGTCAGGAGCCCTGAAActacatgagaggatccacactagAGAGAAACCTTACATGTGTCCACATTGCGACAAGACATTCAGTCATTCAGGAGACCTGAAAAAACACAAGATGATTCACcatggagagaaaccttacatgTGTTCACACTGCAACAAGAGATTCAGTCGGTCAGGAGCCCTGAAAAAACATGAGatgattcacactggagagaaaccttacgtGTGTTCACTctgcgacaagagattcagtgatTCAGGAGTCCTGAAAACGCATGAGatgattcacactggagagaaaccttacaagtgttcacactgtgacaagagattcagtcagtCAGGAGCCCTGAAAAAACACGAGatgattcacactggagagaaaccttatatgtgttcacactgcgacaagagattcagttgGTCAGGAGCCCTGAAActacatgagaggatccacactggagagaaaccttacatgTGTTCACACTGCGAAAAGAGATTTAGTTGGTCAGGacatctgaaaacacatgagaggatccacactggagagaaaccttacaagtgttcacactgtgacaagaggtTCAGACAGTCAGGATCCCTGAAAaaacatgagaggatccacactggagagaaaccttacaagtgttcacactgcaaCAAGACATTCAGTCGGTCAGGACATATGAAAACCcacgagaggatccacactggagagaaaccttacaagtgttcacactgtgacaagagattcagtgatTCAGGAGTCCTGAAAATACACGAGATGATTCACACTgaagagaaaccttacaagtgttcacactgcgacaagagattcagtcagtCAGGATCCCTGAAAAAACACGAGatgattcacactggagagaaaccttacaagtgttcacactgcgacaagagattcagtcagtCAGGAGCCCTGAAACtgcatgagaggatccacactggagagaaaccttacatctgttcacactgcgacaagagattcagttgGTCAGGACATCTGAAAACAcacgagaggatccacactggagagaaaccttacaagtgttcacactgtgacaagaggtTCAGACAGTCAGGATCCCTGAAAAAAcacgagaggatccacactggcgagaaaccttacaagtgttcacactgtgacaagaggtTCAGACAGTCAGGATCCCTGAAAAAAcacgagaggatccacactggagagaaaccttacatgtgttcacactgcgacaagagattcattcattcaggagacctgaaaaaacacaagatgattcacactggagagaaaccatacaagtgttcacactgcgacaagagattcagtgagTCAGGATATCTGAAATCACAcaagaggatccacactggagagaaaccttacaagtgttcacactgtgacaagacGTTCAGACAGTCAGGATCCCTGAAAAAAcacgagaggatccacactggagagaaaccttacaagtgttcacactgcgacaagacattcattcattcaggagCCCTGAAACTACATGAgaggattcacactggagagaaaccttacaagtgttcacactgcgacaAGAGATTCCGTTGGTCAGGACACCTGAAAAAAcacgagaggatccacactggagagaaaccttacaattgttcacactgtgacaagaggtTTAGACAGTCAGGATCCCTGAAAaaacatgagaggatccacactggagagaaaccttacaagtgttcacactgtgacaagaggtTCAGACAGTCAGGATCCTTGAAAAACCATGAGAGGAtacacactggagagaaaccttacaagtgttcacactgcgacaAGAGGTTCATTCATTCAGGAGACCTGAAAAAACACGAgatgatccacactggagagaaaccatacaagtgttcacactgcgagAAGAGATTCAGTCGGTCAGACcttctgaaaacacatgagaggatccatactggagagaaaccttacaagtgttcacactgtgacaagagattcagtgattcaggagtcctgaaaacacatgagaggatccacactggagagaaaccgtatcACTGCATTgcatgtgggaagagtttcactcaTTCATCTAATCTACACAGTCATGCCAAAACTCACATTAAGTAG